In Vanessa tameamea isolate UH-Manoa-2023 chromosome 19, ilVanTame1 primary haplotype, whole genome shotgun sequence, one genomic interval encodes:
- the LOC113399330 gene encoding IQ and AAA domain-containing protein 1-like yields MSNKTYNDLLCNTSELIVEATQADEAVYEAGSAERSTFQPLLSELRIRYTVLLSRLDAVYDQLLQPQKRLIVKRLLEACLGRLLEIKHELVELYLSDYTYDDDEALVRLGVTPHEAEPCIPQYFVREREEEVERRHNFITDTLRKLGYEPPRAKPLVLTEQQAVIIIQSHERARQGRLRGQFMKEIRLLKEKGRDQKGEMSSSAATAIQRVWRGFIARRDTRKRKKEEQLLIGMALPAYSESKAVARSEEVKQIRRNLQKEREIKFQDALVKIEEQLRAQHGVKINERIADELRRWISEYYERTGKLPEFPSEEGGGSRAMFSRQGTGIDSDLSKTSPVSSKDSKKSKESKDKKNNKAEENKNKDEADDLKNFKCTSSAFLQDMVNANEEYEDIWKYRDDEIIQHEEYDKDMIERDKMLKIEQEIRNIVDEMMRNELELLQAAFDRDRAHKGKKAKKPQKKVRRGGKKSKKKKEKDLTPDRTTESLFEELVTNGIIRPYPFVKIDDFIGDKSYAASEWRGQGREPSPCLGDIRHLVKEYCILPLGSETVRASAPIVRSVLISGPSGSGKKMLVHAICSEVGAMLFDLTPANIVGKYPGKTGLIMLIHLVMKVSRLLQPSVIWMDDAEKPFVKKIPKTDKTDPKRLKKDLVKIMKGICPEDRVLFVGTCRTPWEAEQKLLFQCYSKVIQIPRADYGSISLMWQTQLHKAGALSSKLELSCLSRVCDSYTIGTLLSALDSVLTTKRRLQLRVRALTAQEVAIQLSSLEPVYAEQDAAAESWWLKTPMERRRQRVLQRLLELEQENEERAAAGKSEELKERFAPLRGKKTPRTPCETYIPYKKNLQSEKSYYMTLQNINFMTVNIHSITENIWSSYMG; encoded by the exons ATGTCTAATAAAACGTATAACGATCTTCTTTGTAATACGTCGGAGTTAATCGTTGAAGCGACACAAGCTGACGAAGCGGTTTATGAAGCGGGTAGCGCTGAAAGATCAACGTTCCAGCCGCTGTTGTCGGAGTTACGAATTAGGTACACAGTGTTACTATCAAGACTTGATGCAGTATACGATCAACTGTTGCAGCCACAAAAGCGCTTGATTGTGAAACGGTTGCTCGAAGCTTGTTTAGGAAGACTTTTGGAAATAAAGCATGAACTAGTAGAGCTTTACTTATCTGATTATACTTATGACGATGATGAG gcatTAGTCAGATTAGGAGTTACTCCTCACGAAGCGGAGCCATGTATTCCACAATATTTTGTACGAGAAAGAGAAGAAGAAGTAGAGAGACGtcacaattttattacagatacGTTGAGAAAACTTGGCTATGAACCCCCAAGAGCCAAGCCCTTGGTGCTCACTGAACAGCAAGCTGTGATAATTATACAAAGTCATGAAAGAGCGAGGCAGGGTCGTTTAAG AGGTCAATTTATGAAAGAAATTCGTCTTCTAAAAGAGAAAGGTCGCGATCAAAAAGGTGAAATGTCATCATCAGCAGCAACTGCTATCCAAAGAGTTTGGAGAGGATTCATTGCTAGACGAGACACTCGGAAGAGAAAAAAAGAAGAACAACTTTTGATTGGAATGGCACTTCCAGCATATTCTGAGTCTAAAGCTGTGGCAAGATCTGAGGAG gtAAAACAGATTCGACGCAATCTTCAAAAAGAACGGGAAATTAAGTTCCAAGATGCGTTAGTGAAAATTGAAGAACAACTTCGAGCTCAACATGGAGTGAAGATCAATGAGCGTATAGCCGATGAATTACGACGATGGATATCAGAGTACTATGAAAGAACTGGTAAATTACCAGAATTTCCTTCGGAGGAAGGTGGAGGTAGCAGAGCCATGTTCAGCAGACAAG GGACAGGAATTGATAGTGATCTTAGTAAAACATCTCCTGTATCTTCAAAAGATTCAAAAAAGAGTAAAGaaagtaaagataaaaagaataataaggCAGaagagaataaaaataaagacgaaGCAGATGATTTGAAGAATTTTAAATGCACATCGTCAGCTTTTCTTCAAGATATGGTTAATGCAAATGAAGA GTATGAAGACATATGGAAATATAGAGATGATGAGATCATACAGCACGAAGAATATGACAAAGATatgatagaaagagataaaatgttaaaaatagagCAAGAAATACGTAATATAGTAGACGAAATGATGAGAAATGAGCTGGAACTTCTACAAGCGGCTTTTGATAGGGACAGAGCTCATAAAGGTAAAAAAGCTAAAAAACCGCAAAAAAAg GTGCGAAGAGGcggtaaaaaaagtaaaaaaaagaaggaaaaaGATTTAACACCAGATAGAACTACTGAATCATTGTTTGAGGAATTAGTAACTAATGGCATCATCCGTCCGTACCCTTTTGTCAAAATAGACGACTTTATTGGAGATAAAAGTTATGCAGCATCTGAATGGCGAGGCCAAGGTCGAGAACCTTCACCGTGCTTGGGAGACATACGCCACCTCGTGAAAGAATACTGTATACTTCCATTAGGATCTGAAACTGTTAGAGCTAGCGCACCGATTGTTCGATCAGTACTAATCTCAG gaCCTTCAGGAAGtggtaaaaaaatgttagttcATGCAATATGTAGTGAAGTAGGCGCTATGCTCTTTGACTTAACCCCTGCAAACATAGTAGGAAAATATCCAGGAAAGACCGGACTTATCATGCTCATACATCTCGTTATGAAAGTATCAAGACTCCTCCAACCATCTGTTATTTGGATGGATGATGCCGAAAAACCTTTCGTCAAGAAAATCCCGAAAACCGATAAGACAGATCCTAAAAGACTAAAAAAGGACTTGGTTAAGATAATGAAAG GTATTTGTCCAGAAGATCGTGTTCTATTTGTAGGCACGTGTCGAACTCCTTGGGAAGCTGAACagaaacttttatttcaatGCTATTCAAAAGTAATACAAATTCCGAGAGCTGATTATGGTAGCATATCGTTGATGTGGCAGACGCAACTTCATAAGGCTGGTGCTCTATCTTCGAAACTGGAACTGTCTTGTTTGTCACGAGTGTGTGATTCTTATACCATCG gtaCCTTATTATCAGCTCTGGATTCTGTTCTTACTACTAAGAGACGGCTGCAGTTACGTGTGCGAGCTCTCACTGCCCAAGAGGTGGCTATTCAGCTAAGTTCTCTGGAACCTGTTTACGCTGAACAA GATGCGGCAGCTGAATCATGGTGGCTCAAAACGCCCATGGAAAGAAGGCGTCAAAGAGTTTTGCAGAGGCTGTTGGAATTAGAACAGGAAAACGAAGAAAGAGCTGCCGCTGGAAA